From the Anguilla anguilla isolate fAngAng1 chromosome 6, fAngAng1.pri, whole genome shotgun sequence genome, one window contains:
- the LOC118230823 gene encoding involucrin-like isoform X25 has protein sequence MDTVGEYLERELEESTAREFQGLGNADGFLEQELEGTVGKIQGLEVEESTAGEFQVLGSVGQFLESCTLGEFLGLKLKDTVHELQGLELHGTVGEFLWLELDDALAAFLGLGTVGEFQEQELAGTVGEFQEQELAGTVGEFQEQELRGTVGEFQKQELAGTVGEFQEQEDTVGEFLGQEDTVGEFLGQEDTVGEFQEQELEGTVSEFQEQELAGTVGEFQEQELEGTVGEFLGQEDTVGEFQEQELAGTVGEFLGQELEGTVGEFLGQELEGTVGEFQGQELAGTVGEFQGQEIAGTVGEFQEQELAGTVGEFQEQEDTVGEFLGQEDTVGEFQEQEDTLGEFQEQELAGTVGEFLGQEDTLGEFQEQEDTLGEFQEQEDTVGEFLGQELEGTVGEFQEQELVGTVGEFQEQEDTVGEFLGQELEGTVGEFQEQELVGTVGEFQEQELVGTVGEFQEQEGTVGEFQEQELAGTVGGFQEQEGTVGEFLGQELAGTVGEFQEQELAGTVGGFQEQEGTVGEFLGQELEGTVGEFQEQEGTVGEFQEQELVGTVGEFQEQELEGTVGEFLGQELEGTVGEFQEQEGTVGEFQGQEQEGTVGEFQEQELEGTVGEFLGQELEGTVGEFLGQELEGTVGEFQEQEDTVGEFQE, from the exons ATGGATACTGTAGGCGAGTATCTGGAAAGGGAGTTGGAGGAGAGTACTGCAAGGGAGTTTCAGGGACTGGGTAATGCGGATGGGTTTCTGGAACAGGAGCTGGAAGGTACTGTGGGTAAGATTCAGGGACTAGAGGTGGAGGAGAGTACCGCAGGGGAATTTCAAGTGTTGGGTTCAGTGGGTCAGTTTCTGGAGTCATGTACTCTGGGTGAATTTCTGGGGCTGAAGCTGAAGGATACTGTGCATGAGCTTCAGGGGCTGGAGCTGCATGGTACTGTGGGGGAATTTCTGTGGCTGGAGCTGGACGATGCTCTGGCTGCATTTCTAGGGCTGGGTACTGTGGGTGAGTTTCAGGAGCAGGAGCTTGCGGGTACAGTGGGCGAGTTTCAGGAGCAGGAGCTTGCGGGTACAGTGGGCGAGTTTCAGGAGCAGGAGCTTCGGGGTACTGTAGGTGAGTTTCAGAAGCAGGAGCTTGCGGGTACTGTGGGCGAgtttcaggagcaggaggatACTGTGGGTGAGTTTCTGGGGCAGGAGGATACTGTGGGTGAGTTTCTGGGGCAGGAGGATACTGTGGGTGAGtttcaggagcaggagctggagggtACTGTGAGTGAGTTTCAGGAGCAGGAGCTTGCGGGTACTGTGGGTGAGtttcaggagcaggagctggagggtACTGTGGGCGAGTTTCTGGGGCAGGAGGATACTGTGGGTGAGTTTCAGGAGCAGGAGCTTGCGGGTACTGTGGGTGAGTTTCTGGGGCAGGAGCTGGAGGGTACTGTGGGCGAGTTTCTGGGGCAGGAGCTGGAGGGTACTGTGGGCGAGTTTCAGGGGCAGGAGCTTGCGGGTACTGTGGGCGAGTTTCAGGGGCAGGAGATTGCGGGTACAGTGGGTGAGTTTCAGGAGCAGGAGCTTGCGGGTACTGTGGGCGAgtttcaggagcaggaggatACTGTGGGTGAGTTTCTGGGGCAGGAGGATACTGTGGGTGAgtttcaggagcaggaggatACTCTGGGTGAGTTTCAGGAGCAGGAGCTTGCGGGTACTGTGGGCGAGTTTCTGGGACAGGAGGATACTCTGGGTGAgtttcaggagcaggaggatACTCTGGGTGAgtttcaggagcaggaggatACTGTGGGTGAGTTTCTGGGACAGGAGCTGGAGGGTACTGTGGGCGAGTTTCAGGAGCAGGAGCTTGTGGGTACAGTGGGCGAgtttcaggagcaggaggatACTGTGG GTGAGTTTCTGGGACAGGAGCTGGAGGGTACTGTGGGCGAGTTTCAGGAGCAGGAGCTTGTGGGTACAGTGGGCGAGTTTCAGGAGCAGGAGCTTGTGGGTACAGTGGGCGAGTTTCAGGAGCAGGAGGGTACTGTAGGTGAGTTTCAGGAGCAGGAGCTTGCGGGTACAGTGGGCGGGTTTCAGGAGCAGGAGGGTACTGTGGGTGAGTTTCTGGGGCAGGAGCTTGCGGGTACTGTGGGCGAGTTTCAGGAGCAGGAGCTTGCGGGTACAGTGGGCGGGTTTCAGGAGCAGGAGGGTACTGTGGGTGAGTTTCTGGGGCAGGAGCTGGAGGGTACTGTGGGCGAGTTTCAGGAGCAGGAGGGTACTGTAGGTGAGTTTCAGGAGCAGGAGCTTGTGGGTACTGTGGGTGAGtttcaggagcaggagctggagggtACTGTGGGCGAGTTTCTGGGGCAGGAGCTGGAGGGTACTGTGGGCGAGTTTCAGGAGCAGGAGGGTACTGTGGGTGAGTTtcaggggcaggagcaggagggtACTGTGGGTGAGtttcaggagcaggagctggagggcACAGTGGGCGAGTTTCTGGGGCAGGAGCTGGAGGGTACTGTGGGCGAGTTTCTGGGGCAGGAGCTGGAGGGTACTGTGGGCGAgtttcaggagcaggaggatACTGTGGGTGAGTTTCAGGAGTAG
- the LOC118230823 gene encoding involucrin-like isoform X14, which produces MDTVGEYLERELEESTAREFQGLGNADGFLEQELEGTVGKIQGLEVEESTAGEFQVLGSVGQFLESCTLGEFLGLKLKDTVHELQGLELHGTVGEFLWLELDDALAAFLGLGTVGEFQEQELAGTVGEFQEQELAGTVGEFQEQELRGTVGEFQKQELAGTVGEFQEQEDTVGEFLGQEDTVGEFQEQELEGTVGEFQEQELAGTVGEFLGQELEGTVGEFLGQELEGTVGEFQGQELAGTVGEFQGQEIAGTVGEFQEQELAGTVGEFQEQEDTVGEFLGQEDTVGEFQEQEDTLGEFQEQELAGTVGEFLGQEDTLGEFQEQEDTLGEFQEQEDTVGEFLGQELEGTVGEFQEQELVGTVGEFQEQEDTVGEFLGQELEGTVGEFQEQELVGTVGEFQEQEGTVGEFQEQELAGTVGGFQEQEGTVGEFQEQEIAGTVGEFQEQEQEDTVGEFLGQEDTVGEFLGQELAGTVGEFQEQEGTVGEFLGQEGTVGEFLGQEDTLGEFQEQEDTVGEFLGQELEGTVGEFQEQELVGTVGEFQEQELVGTVGEFQEQEGTVGEFQEQELAGTVGGFQEQEGTVGEFLGQELAGTVGEFQEQELAGTVGGFQEQEGTVGEFLGQELEGTVGEFQEQEGTVGEFQEQELVGTVGEFQEQELEGTVGEFLGQELEGTVGEFQEQEGTVGEFQGQEQEGTVGEFQEQELEGTVGEFLGQELEGTVGEFLGQELEGTVGEFQEQEDTVGEFQE; this is translated from the exons ATGGATACTGTAGGCGAGTATCTGGAAAGGGAGTTGGAGGAGAGTACTGCAAGGGAGTTTCAGGGACTGGGTAATGCGGATGGGTTTCTGGAACAGGAGCTGGAAGGTACTGTGGGTAAGATTCAGGGACTAGAGGTGGAGGAGAGTACCGCAGGGGAATTTCAAGTGTTGGGTTCAGTGGGTCAGTTTCTGGAGTCATGTACTCTGGGTGAATTTCTGGGGCTGAAGCTGAAGGATACTGTGCATGAGCTTCAGGGGCTGGAGCTGCATGGTACTGTGGGGGAATTTCTGTGGCTGGAGCTGGACGATGCTCTGGCTGCATTTCTAGGGCTGGGTACTGTGGGTGAGTTTCAGGAGCAGGAGCTTGCGGGTACAGTGGGCGAGTTTCAGGAGCAGGAGCTTGCGGGTACAGTGGGCGAGTTTCAGGAGCAGGAGCTTCGGGGTACTGTAGGTGAGTTTCAGAAGCAGGAGCTTGCGGGTACTGTGGGCGAgtttcaggagcaggaggatACTGTGGGTGAGTTTCTGGGGCAGGAGGATACTGTGG GTGAGtttcaggagcaggagctggagggtACTGTGGGCGAG TTTCAGGAGCAGGAGCTTGCGGGTACTGTGGGTGAGTTTCTGGGGCAGGAGCTGGAGGGTACTGTGGGCGAGTTTCTGGGGCAGGAGCTGGAGGGTACTGTGGGCGAGTTTCAGGGGCAGGAGCTTGCGGGTACTGTGGGCGAGTTTCAGGGGCAGGAGATTGCGGGTACAGTGGGTGAGTTTCAGGAGCAGGAGCTTGCGGGTACTGTGGGCGAgtttcaggagcaggaggatACTGTGGGTGAGTTTCTGGGGCAGGAGGATACTGTGGGTGAgtttcaggagcaggaggatACTCTGGGTGAGTTTCAGGAGCAGGAGCTTGCGGGTACTGTGGGCGAGTTTCTGGGACAGGAGGATACTCTGGGTGAgtttcaggagcaggaggatACTCTGGGTGAgtttcaggagcaggaggatACTGTGGGTGAGTTTCTGGGACAGGAGCTGGAGGGTACTGTGGGCGAGTTTCAGGAGCAGGAGCTTGTGGGTACAGTGGGCGAgtttcaggagcaggaggatACTGTGGGTGAGTTTCTGGGACAGGAGCTGGAGGGTACTGTGGGCGAGTTTCAGGAGCAGGAGCTTGTGGGTACAGTGGGCGAGTTTCAGGAGCAGGAGGGTACTGTAGGTGAGTTTCAGGAGCAGGAGCTTGCGGGTACAGTGGGCGGGTTTCAGGAGCAGGAGGGTACTGTGGGTGAGTTTCAGGAGCAGGAGATTGCGGGTACAGTGGGTGAgtttcaggagcaggagcaggaggataCTGTGGGTGAGTTTCTGGGGCAGGAGGATACTGTGGGTGAGTTTCTGGGGCAGGAGCTTGCGGGTACTGTGGGCGAGTTTCAGGAGCAGGAGGGTACTGTGGGCGAGTTTCTGGGGCAGGAGGGTACTGTGGGCGAGTTTCTGGGGCAGGAGGATACTCTGGGTGAgtttcaggagcaggaggatACTGTGGGTGAGTTTCTGGGACAGGAGCTGGAGGGTACTGTGGGCGAGTTTCAGGAGCAGGAGCTTGTGGGTACAGTGGGCGAGTTTCAGGAGCAGGAGCTTGTGGGTACAGTGGGCGAGTTTCAGGAGCAGGAGGGTACTGTAGGTGAGTTTCAGGAGCAGGAGCTTGCGGGTACAGTGGGCGGGTTTCAGGAGCAGGAGGGTACTGTGGGTGAGTTTCTGGGGCAGGAGCTTGCGGGTACTGTGGGCGAGTTTCAGGAGCAGGAGCTTGCGGGTACAGTGGGCGGGTTTCAGGAGCAGGAGGGTACTGTGGGTGAGTTTCTGGGGCAGGAGCTGGAGGGTACTGTGGGCGAGTTTCAGGAGCAGGAGGGTACTGTAGGTGAGTTTCAGGAGCAGGAGCTTGTGGGTACTGTGGGTGAGtttcaggagcaggagctggagggtACTGTGGGCGAGTTTCTGGGGCAGGAGCTGGAGGGTACTGTGGGCGAGTTTCAGGAGCAGGAGGGTACTGTGGGTGAGTTtcaggggcaggagcaggagggtACTGTGGGTGAGtttcaggagcaggagctggagggcACAGTGGGCGAGTTTCTGGGGCAGGAGCTGGAGGGTACTGTGGGCGAGTTTCTGGGGCAGGAGCTGGAGGGTACTGTGGGCGAgtttcaggagcaggaggatACTGTGGGTGAGTTTCAGGAGTAG
- the LOC118230823 gene encoding involucrin-like isoform X13, whose protein sequence is MDTVGEYLERELEESTAREFQGLGNADGFLEQELEGTVGKIQGLEVEESTAGEFQVLGSVGQFLESCTLGEFLGLKLKDTVHELQGLELHGTVGEFLWLELDDALAAFLGLGTVGEFQEQELAGTVGEFQEQELAGTVGEFQEQELRGTVGEFQKQELAGTVGEFQEQEDTVGEFLGQEDTVGEFLGQEDTVGEFQEQELEGTVSEFQEQELAGTVGEFQEQELEGTVGEFLGQEDTVGEFQEQELAGTVGEFLGQELEGTVGEFLGQELEGTVGEFQGQELAGTVGEFQGQEIAGTVGEFQEQELAGTVGEFQEQEDTVGEFLGQEDTVGEFQEQEDTLGEFQEQELAGTVGEFLGQEDTLGEFQEQEDTLGEFQEQEDTVGEFLGQELEGTVGEFQEQELVGTVGEFQEQEDTVGEFLGQELEGTVGEFQEQELVGTVGEFQEQEGTVGEFQEQELAGTVGGFQEQEGTVGEFQEQEIAGTVGEFQEQEQEDTVGEFLGQEDTVGEFLGQELAGTVGEFQEQEGTVGEFLGQEGTVGEFLGQEDTLGEFQEQEDTVGEFLGQELEGTVGEFQEQELVGTVGEFQEQELVGTVGEFQEQEGTVGEFQEQELAGTVGGFQEQEGTVGEFLGQELAGTVGEFQEQELVGTVGEFQEQELEGTVGEFLGQELEGTVGEFQEQEGTVGEFQGQEQEGTVGEFQEQELEGTVGEFLGQELEGTVGEFLGQELEGTVGEFQEQEDTVGEFQE, encoded by the exons ATGGATACTGTAGGCGAGTATCTGGAAAGGGAGTTGGAGGAGAGTACTGCAAGGGAGTTTCAGGGACTGGGTAATGCGGATGGGTTTCTGGAACAGGAGCTGGAAGGTACTGTGGGTAAGATTCAGGGACTAGAGGTGGAGGAGAGTACCGCAGGGGAATTTCAAGTGTTGGGTTCAGTGGGTCAGTTTCTGGAGTCATGTACTCTGGGTGAATTTCTGGGGCTGAAGCTGAAGGATACTGTGCATGAGCTTCAGGGGCTGGAGCTGCATGGTACTGTGGGGGAATTTCTGTGGCTGGAGCTGGACGATGCTCTGGCTGCATTTCTAGGGCTGGGTACTGTGGGTGAGTTTCAGGAGCAGGAGCTTGCGGGTACAGTGGGCGAGTTTCAGGAGCAGGAGCTTGCGGGTACAGTGGGCGAGTTTCAGGAGCAGGAGCTTCGGGGTACTGTAGGTGAGTTTCAGAAGCAGGAGCTTGCGGGTACTGTGGGCGAgtttcaggagcaggaggatACTGTGGGTGAGTTTCTGGGGCAGGAGGATACTGTGGGTGAGTTTCTGGGGCAGGAGGATACTGTGGGTGAGtttcaggagcaggagctggagggtACTGTGAGTGAGTTTCAGGAGCAGGAGCTTGCGGGTACTGTGGGTGAGtttcaggagcaggagctggagggtACTGTGGGCGAGTTTCTGGGGCAGGAGGATACTGTGGGTGAGTTTCAGGAGCAGGAGCTTGCGGGTACTGTGGGTGAGTTTCTGGGGCAGGAGCTGGAGGGTACTGTGGGCGAGTTTCTGGGGCAGGAGCTGGAGGGTACTGTGGGCGAGTTTCAGGGGCAGGAGCTTGCGGGTACTGTGGGCGAGTTTCAGGGGCAGGAGATTGCGGGTACAGTGGGTGAGTTTCAGGAGCAGGAGCTTGCGGGTACTGTGGGCGAgtttcaggagcaggaggatACTGTGGGTGAGTTTCTGGGGCAGGAGGATACTGTGGGTGAgtttcaggagcaggaggatACTCTGGGTGAGTTTCAGGAGCAGGAGCTTGCGGGTACTGTGGGCGAGTTTCTGGGACAGGAGGATACTCTGGGTGAgtttcaggagcaggaggatACTCTGGGTGAgtttcaggagcaggaggatACTGTGGGTGAGTTTCTGGGACAGGAGCTGGAGGGTACTGTGGGCGAGTTTCAGGAGCAGGAGCTTGTGGGTACAGTGGGCGAgtttcaggagcaggaggatACTGTGGGTGAGTTTCTGGGACAGGAGCTGGAGGGTACTGTGGGCGAGTTTCAGGAGCAGGAGCTTGTGGGTACAGTGGGCGAGTTTCAGGAGCAGGAGGGTACTGTAGGTGAGTTTCAGGAGCAGGAGCTTGCGGGTACAGTGGGCGGGTTTCAGGAGCAGGAGGGTACTGTGGGTGAGTTTCAGGAGCAGGAGATTGCGGGTACAGTGGGTGAgtttcaggagcaggagcaggaggataCTGTGGGTGAGTTTCTGGGGCAGGAGGATACTGTGGGTGAGTTTCTGGGGCAGGAGCTTGCGGGTACTGTGGGCGAGTTTCAGGAGCAGGAGGGTACTGTGGGCGAGTTTCTGGGGCAGGAGGGTACTGTGGGCGAGTTTCTGGGGCAGGAGGATACTCTGGGTGAgtttcaggagcaggaggatACTGTGGGTGAGTTTCTGGGACAGGAGCTGGAGGGTACTGTGGGCGAGTTTCAGGAGCAGGAGCTTGTGGGTACAGTGGGCGAGTTTCAGGAGCAGGAGCTTGTGGGTACAGTGGGCGAGTTTCAGGAGCAGGAGGGTACTGTAGGTGAGTTTCAGGAGCAGGAGCTTGCGGGTACAGTGGGCGGGTTTCAGGAGCAGGAGGGTACTGTGGGTGAGTTTCTGGGGCAGGAGCTTGCGGGTACTGTGG GTGAGTTTCAGGAGCAGGAGCTTGTGGGTACTGTGGGTGAGtttcaggagcaggagctggagggtACTGTGGGCGAGTTTCTGGGGCAGGAGCTGGAGGGTACTGTGGGCGAGTTTCAGGAGCAGGAGGGTACTGTGGGTGAGTTtcaggggcaggagcaggagggtACTGTGGGTGAGtttcaggagcaggagctggagggcACAGTGGGCGAGTTTCTGGGGCAGGAGCTGGAGGGTACTGTGGGCGAGTTTCTGGGGCAGGAGCTGGAGGGTACTGTGGGCGAgtttcaggagcaggaggatACTGTGGGTGAGTTTCAGGAGTAG
- the LOC118230823 gene encoding involucrin-like isoform X21 has protein sequence MDTVGEYLERELEESTAREFQGLGNADGFLEQELEGTVGKIQGLEVEESTAGEFQVLGSVGQFLESCTLGEFLGLKLKDTVHELQGLELHGTVGEFLWLELDDALAAFLGLGTVGEFQEQELAGTVGEFQEQELAGTVGEFQEQELRGTVGEFQKQELAGTVGEFQEQEDTVGEFLGQEDTVGEFQEQELAGTVGEFQEQEDTVGEFLGQEDTVGEFQEQEDTLGEFQEQELAGTVGEFLGQEDTLGEFQEQEDTLGEFQEQEDTVGEFLGQELEGTVGEFQEQELVGTVGEFQEQEDTVGEFLGQELEGTVGEFQEQELVGTVGEFQEQEGTVGEFQEQELAGTVGGFQEQEGTVGEFQEQEIAGTVGEFQEQEQEDTVGEFLGQEDTVGEFLGQELAGTVGEFQEQEGTVGEFLGQEGTVGEFLGQEDTLGEFQEQEDTVGEFLGQELEGTVGEFQEQELVGTVGEFQEQELVGTVGEFQEQEGTVGEFQEQELAGTVGGFQEQEGTVGEFLGQELAGTVGEFQEQELAGTVGGFQEQEGTVGEFLGQELEGTVGEFQEQEGTVGEFQEQELVGTVGEFQEQELEGTVGEFLGQELEGTVGEFQEQEGTVGEFQGQEQEGTVGEFQEQELEGTVGEFLGQELEGTVGEFLGQELEGTVGEFQEQEDTVGEFQE, from the exons ATGGATACTGTAGGCGAGTATCTGGAAAGGGAGTTGGAGGAGAGTACTGCAAGGGAGTTTCAGGGACTGGGTAATGCGGATGGGTTTCTGGAACAGGAGCTGGAAGGTACTGTGGGTAAGATTCAGGGACTAGAGGTGGAGGAGAGTACCGCAGGGGAATTTCAAGTGTTGGGTTCAGTGGGTCAGTTTCTGGAGTCATGTACTCTGGGTGAATTTCTGGGGCTGAAGCTGAAGGATACTGTGCATGAGCTTCAGGGGCTGGAGCTGCATGGTACTGTGGGGGAATTTCTGTGGCTGGAGCTGGACGATGCTCTGGCTGCATTTCTAGGGCTGGGTACTGTGGGTGAGTTTCAGGAGCAGGAGCTTGCGGGTACAGTGGGCGAGTTTCAGGAGCAGGAGCTTGCGGGTACAGTGGGCGAGTTTCAGGAGCAGGAGCTTCGGGGTACTGTAGGTGAGTTTCAGAAGCAGGAGCTTGCGGGTACTGTGGGCGAgtttcaggagcaggaggatACTGTGGGTGAGTTTCTGGGGCAGGAGGATACTGTGG GTGAGTTTCAGGAGCAGGAGCTTGCGGGTACTGTGGGCGAgtttcaggagcaggaggatACTGTGGGTGAGTTTCTGGGGCAGGAGGATACTGTGGGTGAgtttcaggagcaggaggatACTCTGGGTGAGTTTCAGGAGCAGGAGCTTGCGGGTACTGTGGGCGAGTTTCTGGGACAGGAGGATACTCTGGGTGAgtttcaggagcaggaggatACTCTGGGTGAgtttcaggagcaggaggatACTGTGGGTGAGTTTCTGGGACAGGAGCTGGAGGGTACTGTGGGCGAGTTTCAGGAGCAGGAGCTTGTGGGTACAGTGGGCGAgtttcaggagcaggaggatACTGTGGGTGAGTTTCTGGGACAGGAGCTGGAGGGTACTGTGGGCGAGTTTCAGGAGCAGGAGCTTGTGGGTACAGTGGGCGAGTTTCAGGAGCAGGAGGGTACTGTAGGTGAGTTTCAGGAGCAGGAGCTTGCGGGTACAGTGGGCGGGTTTCAGGAGCAGGAGGGTACTGTGGGTGAGTTTCAGGAGCAGGAGATTGCGGGTACAGTGGGTGAgtttcaggagcaggagcaggaggataCTGTGGGTGAGTTTCTGGGGCAGGAGGATACTGTGGGTGAGTTTCTGGGGCAGGAGCTTGCGGGTACTGTGGGCGAGTTTCAGGAGCAGGAGGGTACTGTGGGCGAGTTTCTGGGGCAGGAGGGTACTGTGGGCGAGTTTCTGGGGCAGGAGGATACTCTGGGTGAgtttcaggagcaggaggatACTGTGGGTGAGTTTCTGGGACAGGAGCTGGAGGGTACTGTGGGCGAGTTTCAGGAGCAGGAGCTTGTGGGTACAGTGGGCGAGTTTCAGGAGCAGGAGCTTGTGGGTACAGTGGGCGAGTTTCAGGAGCAGGAGGGTACTGTAGGTGAGTTTCAGGAGCAGGAGCTTGCGGGTACAGTGGGCGGGTTTCAGGAGCAGGAGGGTACTGTGGGTGAGTTTCTGGGGCAGGAGCTTGCGGGTACTGTGGGCGAGTTTCAGGAGCAGGAGCTTGCGGGTACAGTGGGCGGGTTTCAGGAGCAGGAGGGTACTGTGGGTGAGTTTCTGGGGCAGGAGCTGGAGGGTACTGTGGGCGAGTTTCAGGAGCAGGAGGGTACTGTAGGTGAGTTTCAGGAGCAGGAGCTTGTGGGTACTGTGGGTGAGtttcaggagcaggagctggagggtACTGTGGGCGAGTTTCTGGGGCAGGAGCTGGAGGGTACTGTGGGCGAGTTTCAGGAGCAGGAGGGTACTGTGGGTGAGTTtcaggggcaggagcaggagggtACTGTGGGTGAGtttcaggagcaggagctggagggcACAGTGGGCGAGTTTCTGGGGCAGGAGCTGGAGGGTACTGTGGGCGAGTTTCTGGGGCAGGAGCTGGAGGGTACTGTGGGCGAgtttcaggagcaggaggatACTGTGGGTGAGTTTCAGGAGTAG
- the LOC118230823 gene encoding involucrin-like isoform X5 has protein sequence MDTVGEYLERELEESTAREFQGLGNADGFLEQELEGTVGKIQGLEVEESTAGEFQVLGSVGQFLESCTLGEFLGLKLKDTVHELQGLELHGTVGEFLWLELDDALAAFLGLGTVGEFQEQELAGTVGEFQEQELAGTVGEFQEQELRGTVGEFQKQELAGTVGEFQEQEDTVGEFLGQEDTVGEFLGQEDTVGEFQEQELEGTVSEFQEQELAGTVGEFQEQELEGTVGEFQEQELAGTVGEFLGQELEGTVGEFLGQELEGTVGEFQGQELAGTVGEFQGQEIAGTVGEFQEQELAGTVGEFQEQEDTVGEFLGQEDTVGEFQEQEDTLGEFQEQELAGTVGEFLGQEDTLGEFQEQEDTLGEFQEQEDTVGEFLGQELEGTVGEFQEQELVGTVGEFQEQEDTVGEFLGQELEGTVGEFQEQELVGTVGEFQEQEGTVGEFQEQELAGTVGGFQEQEGTVGEFQEQEIAGTVGEFQEQEQEDTVGEFLGQEDTVGEFLGQELAGTVGEFQEQEGTVGEFLGQEGTVGEFLGQEDTLGEFQEQEDTVGEFLGQELEGTVGEFQEQELVGTVGEFQEQELVGTVGEFQEQEGTVGEFQEQELAGTVGGFQEQEGTVGEFLGQELAGTVGEFQEQELAGTVGGFQEQEGTVGEFLGQELEGTVGEFQEQEGTVGEFQEQELVGTVGEFQEQELEGTVGEFLGQELEGTVGEFQEQEGTVGEFQGQEQEGTVGEFQEQELEGTVGEFLGQELEGTVGEFLGQELEGTVGEFQEQEDTVGEFQE, from the exons ATGGATACTGTAGGCGAGTATCTGGAAAGGGAGTTGGAGGAGAGTACTGCAAGGGAGTTTCAGGGACTGGGTAATGCGGATGGGTTTCTGGAACAGGAGCTGGAAGGTACTGTGGGTAAGATTCAGGGACTAGAGGTGGAGGAGAGTACCGCAGGGGAATTTCAAGTGTTGGGTTCAGTGGGTCAGTTTCTGGAGTCATGTACTCTGGGTGAATTTCTGGGGCTGAAGCTGAAGGATACTGTGCATGAGCTTCAGGGGCTGGAGCTGCATGGTACTGTGGGGGAATTTCTGTGGCTGGAGCTGGACGATGCTCTGGCTGCATTTCTAGGGCTGGGTACTGTGGGTGAGTTTCAGGAGCAGGAGCTTGCGGGTACAGTGGGCGAGTTTCAGGAGCAGGAGCTTGCGGGTACAGTGGGCGAGTTTCAGGAGCAGGAGCTTCGGGGTACTGTAGGTGAGTTTCAGAAGCAGGAGCTTGCGGGTACTGTGGGCGAgtttcaggagcaggaggatACTGTGGGTGAGTTTCTGGGGCAGGAGGATACTGTGGGTGAGTTTCTGGGGCAGGAGGATACTGTGGGTGAGtttcaggagcaggagctggagggtACTGTGAGTGAGTTTCAGGAGCAGGAGCTTGCGGGTACTGTGGGTGAGtttcaggagcaggagctggagggtACTGTGGGCGAG TTTCAGGAGCAGGAGCTTGCGGGTACTGTGGGTGAGTTTCTGGGGCAGGAGCTGGAGGGTACTGTGGGCGAGTTTCTGGGGCAGGAGCTGGAGGGTACTGTGGGCGAGTTTCAGGGGCAGGAGCTTGCGGGTACTGTGGGCGAGTTTCAGGGGCAGGAGATTGCGGGTACAGTGGGTGAGTTTCAGGAGCAGGAGCTTGCGGGTACTGTGGGCGAgtttcaggagcaggaggatACTGTGGGTGAGTTTCTGGGGCAGGAGGATACTGTGGGTGAgtttcaggagcaggaggatACTCTGGGTGAGTTTCAGGAGCAGGAGCTTGCGGGTACTGTGGGCGAGTTTCTGGGACAGGAGGATACTCTGGGTGAgtttcaggagcaggaggatACTCTGGGTGAgtttcaggagcaggaggatACTGTGGGTGAGTTTCTGGGACAGGAGCTGGAGGGTACTGTGGGCGAGTTTCAGGAGCAGGAGCTTGTGGGTACAGTGGGCGAgtttcaggagcaggaggatACTGTGGGTGAGTTTCTGGGACAGGAGCTGGAGGGTACTGTGGGCGAGTTTCAGGAGCAGGAGCTTGTGGGTACAGTGGGCGAGTTTCAGGAGCAGGAGGGTACTGTAGGTGAGTTTCAGGAGCAGGAGCTTGCGGGTACAGTGGGCGGGTTTCAGGAGCAGGAGGGTACTGTGGGTGAGTTTCAGGAGCAGGAGATTGCGGGTACAGTGGGTGAgtttcaggagcaggagcaggaggataCTGTGGGTGAGTTTCTGGGGCAGGAGGATACTGTGGGTGAGTTTCTGGGGCAGGAGCTTGCGGGTACTGTGGGCGAGTTTCAGGAGCAGGAGGGTACTGTGGGCGAGTTTCTGGGGCAGGAGGGTACTGTGGGCGAGTTTCTGGGGCAGGAGGATACTCTGGGTGAgtttcaggagcaggaggatACTGTGGGTGAGTTTCTGGGACAGGAGCTGGAGGGTACTGTGGGCGAGTTTCAGGAGCAGGAGCTTGTGGGTACAGTGGGCGAGTTTCAGGAGCAGGAGCTTGTGGGTACAGTGGGCGAGTTTCAGGAGCAGGAGGGTACTGTAGGTGAGTTTCAGGAGCAGGAGCTTGCGGGTACAGTGGGCGGGTTTCAGGAGCAGGAGGGTACTGTGGGTGAGTTTCTGGGGCAGGAGCTTGCGGGTACTGTGGGCGAGTTTCAGGAGCAGGAGCTTGCGGGTACAGTGGGCGGGTTTCAGGAGCAGGAGGGTACTGTGGGTGAGTTTCTGGGGCAGGAGCTGGAGGGTACTGTGGGCGAGTTTCAGGAGCAGGAGGGTACTGTAGGTGAGTTTCAGGAGCAGGAGCTTGTGGGTACTGTGGGTGAGtttcaggagcaggagctggagggtACTGTGGGCGAGTTTCTGGGGCAGGAGCTGGAGGGTACTGTGGGCGAGTTTCAGGAGCAGGAGGGTACTGTGGGTGAGTTtcaggggcaggagcaggagggtACTGTGGGTGAGtttcaggagcaggagctggagggcACAGTGGGCGAGTTTCTGGGGCAGGAGCTGGAGGGTACTGTGGGCGAGTTTCTGGGGCAGGAGCTGGAGGGTACTGTGGGCGAgtttcaggagcaggaggatACTGTGGGTGAGTTTCAGGAGTAG